The proteins below come from a single Streptococcus hyointestinalis genomic window:
- a CDS encoding DnaD domain-containing protein — MTNQEFFHNWQLAFGRSPNPFEYQDMEKWIEELSVEVVNEVLRLIVYQEKVNMRYFASIIADWERKGIKSLADVENNKAQHENTKAKSKGTANSKSNVPDWSNPNYKEPEIDLSEDKVIFNLIKEITWKMYRWELNWAKYQNFVKYSQGGVMKNGVELKVNPVNIYAAFNGMTSEEAEKAMFAHKKKELLAYEQNR, encoded by the coding sequence ATGACTAATCAGGAATTTTTCCACAACTGGCAATTAGCTTTTGGCAGGTCACCTAATCCATTTGAGTACCAAGACATGGAAAAATGGATAGAAGAATTATCGGTCGAAGTTGTCAACGAAGTCTTGAGACTGATTGTCTATCAAGAAAAAGTCAACATGAGATATTTTGCATCGATAATTGCTGACTGGGAACGAAAAGGTATTAAAAGTTTGGCTGATGTTGAAAATAACAAAGCACAGCACGAAAATACCAAGGCAAAAAGCAAAGGTACGGCTAACAGTAAAAGCAATGTCCCTGACTGGAGTAACCCCAACTACAAAGAACCTGAAATAGACCTTTCAGAAGATAAAGTGATATTCAACCTTATCAAAGAAATCACTTGGAAAATGTACAGGTGGGAACTCAACTGGGCAAAATATCAGAACTTTGTCAAATATAGCCAAGGTGGTGTTATGAAAAACGGTGTTGAGCTGAAAGTCAATCCCGTTAACATCTATGCAGCTTTTAACGGCATGACATCAGAGGAAGCTGAAAAGGCTATGTTTGCGCATAAAAAGAAGGAGCTGCTTGCCTATGAACAAAATCGATAA
- the bet gene encoding phage recombination protein Bet, with amino-acid sequence MTNQMVEAKGDFLTNPQLLNSGIIRKYLDPQGKASDEELAYFIAQAKAQNLNPFTKEIYFIKYGNQPAQVVTAKAAFEKKADSHPQFDGKEAGVIYEQNGEIKYSNGAFIPKGSEILGGWAKVYRKDRSHPTEIEVSFEEYDNSKIRARVKELTQQGKDITYPIMNSYGKAIGENNWDTMPCVMIRKVALVTAYREAFPAELGASYEADEIQLDNSPKDVTPQESREEVMARKQAQIERYKQEQAQKQTEQAVETHPADDITDYVDEQFEEAGQGELLEY; translated from the coding sequence ATGACAAATCAAATGGTAGAAGCTAAAGGTGATTTTTTAACAAACCCACAATTACTCAACAGCGGCATTATTCGCAAATATCTTGACCCGCAGGGCAAGGCAAGCGATGAAGAATTGGCTTACTTTATCGCACAGGCGAAAGCGCAGAACTTGAACCCATTCACTAAAGAAATTTACTTTATCAAGTACGGCAATCAACCAGCTCAGGTAGTCACTGCCAAGGCGGCCTTTGAAAAGAAAGCGGATAGCCACCCACAATTTGACGGGAAAGAAGCTGGAGTTATCTACGAACAAAATGGCGAAATTAAGTATTCAAATGGGGCGTTTATTCCAAAAGGCTCTGAAATTTTAGGCGGATGGGCTAAGGTTTATCGTAAGGATAGAAGCCATCCAACAGAGATTGAGGTTTCCTTTGAAGAATACGATAATTCAAAAATTCGTGCTCGGGTGAAAGAGTTGACTCAGCAGGGCAAAGATATCACTTACCCAATCATGAACTCCTATGGAAAAGCTATCGGAGAAAATAACTGGGACACAATGCCTTGTGTCATGATTCGTAAAGTTGCCCTTGTAACAGCCTACCGTGAAGCATTTCCAGCGGAGCTTGGGGCATCCTATGAAGCGGATGAAATCCAACTGGACAATAGTCCCAAAGATGTGACCCCACAAGAAAGCCGTGAGGAGGTCATGGCACGCAAACAGGCGCAGATTGAGCGGTATAAGCAGGAGCAAGCTCAAAAGCAAACGGAACAAGCAGTTGAAACTCACCCAGCGGATGACATTACTGATTATGTAGATGAGCAGTTTGAGGAAGCTGGCCAAGGCGAGCTATTGGAATACTAG